In the Pirellulales bacterium genome, ATGTCGCCGCGGGCGGGAAGCCCTGGTATTTACTGTTGCTGGACACTCTTGCTCGGCGCGGTGCAAATTGCTGCCGCGCTATTGTTCCTGGCTCGCTGCGACGACCGGTCGGCTCGTCGTTTATTGCGTACCAGTTTAGTGTATTTGATCTGCTGGATGGGCCTGTTGTTGATGGTAGCTGTATAGAGATTAAGTCCGAGGTCCGCCGTCCGTTGTCCGTTGGGAACCGTCCCCCACGCCAATCACAACGGACAACTGACAACGGACGACTGACAACTAACAAATTCCTATGATCGATTCCCACGCACCTAAGTTCTCTTACCAACCTGCATTGCCTATCCCGAATGGGAAGACTTGTGTCTGGTTGTTTCTTTCGACAGAAATCATGTTCTTCGCGGGGCTGATCGGCACGTATATCGTGCTGCGCTTCGGAGCCGTCGCATGGCCCTCGCCGCACGACGTTCATTTGAGTGAGCCAATCGGCGCATTTAATACGTTCGTTCTGATTTGTTCTAGTGTGACCGTGGTGTTGGCGCTCGAGGCAGCAAAACTCAATGACGCCGCAAAAGCCAAGGGCTGGCTCCTGTTGACGTTCTTGCTCGGTTGCGTGTTTCTCGGCGTTAAGTTGTTTGAATACAACGCAAAGTTCTCGCATGGCATCTTCCCCGTACGGCCGCACGGGTTGGTTCATGACAAAGCCGACATCCACTATTCCGCTGCCGTACGCAAACGGCTCAATGATTTGAAGACCGAGATCACGAATACCGGCGCCGCGATTACCCCCGACGATCAGGCTCGCATCGATGTAATCGACCAGGTCATGCGCAAAGTCGATGACGCGGAGGCAGCGATCCGCAATGAGCCGGATTCGTCGAAAGGAATCCTCAAGCTCCTGGAATTGGCGTACGAAATCTATCCGCCTCACGATCACGGTTCGGTTCAGCACGCAGCCAAAGCCGGGGCGGTACCTCCGGGGGCCGTTGTAAAGTACGCTGCATTCGAGCAAACTGCGAGCGATCAACCAGCGAACAATCAGAGTGCCGATCACGAAGGGCTGAACGAAAAGTATCTCTGGCTACGATTGCCGATCG is a window encoding:
- a CDS encoding heme-copper oxidase subunit III, producing the protein MPIPNGKTCVWLFLSTEIMFFAGLIGTYIVLRFGAVAWPSPHDVHLSEPIGAFNTFVLICSSVTVVLALEAAKLNDAAKAKGWLLLTFLLGCVFLGVKLFEYNAKFSHGIFPVRPHGLVHDKADIHYSAAVRKRLNDLKTEITNTGAAITPDDQARIDVIDQVMRKVDDAEAAIRNEPDSSKGILKLLELAYEIYPPHDHGSVQHAAKAGAVPPGAVVKYAAFEQTASDQPANNQSADHEGLNEKYLWLRLPIVIPGGPLWASTYFLLTGFHALHVLVGLIVFAILLFKTLDRSRANVVENIGLYWHFVDLVWIFLFPLLYLF